A portion of the Epinephelus moara isolate mb chromosome 4, YSFRI_EMoa_1.0, whole genome shotgun sequence genome contains these proteins:
- the gla gene encoding alpha-galactosidase A, with protein MCRAACLLALIGLISLAAHALDNGLALKPTMGWLHWERFMCNTDCDTDPDNCISERLYMQMADVMAKEGWKEAGYEYVCIDDCWPSHQRDAQGRLQADPKRFPGGIKKLADYVHSKGLKLGIYADVGKNTCAGYPGSLGYYETDAQTFADWEVDLLKFDGCYMDWKLLGEGYANMSKALNKTGRSILYSCEWPLYEWPFHQPNYTAIRETCNHWRNFADVFDSWSSVKSILDWTASHQDIIVPAAGPGGWNDPDMLVIGNFGLSHDQQESQMALWAIMAAPLLVSNDLRDICPRSKELLQNRHIIAISQDPLGKQGSLTAKVNSFEMWERPLSNNRLAVAVLNKQEIGGPRGFVFSAAPGWKICDPQCNVTQILPQYKEMGVLTPQTKMVISVNPSGTTLLTVTPISGDFTGLHKLQWKSTSVNGKHTIL; from the exons atgtgCAGAGCCGCGTGCCTCCTCGCGCTCATCGGGTTAATCAGCCTCGCTGCTCACGCGCTGGACAATGGTCTCGCGCTGAAACCCACTATGGGCTGGCTGCACTGGGAGAGGTTCATGTGTAACACCGACTGTGACACGGACCCTGATAACTGCATCAG TGAGCGTCTGTACATGCAGATGGCAGATGTGATGGCGAAGGAGGGCTGGAAAGAGGCCGGTTACGAATACGTCTGCATCGATGACTGCTGGCCCTCCCACCAGCGTGATGCCCAGGGCCGCCTGCAGGCAGACCCCAAGAGGTTCCCGGGGGGCATCAAGAAACTGGCTGACTAT GTTCATTCGAAGGGACTGAAGCTGGGTATCTATGCAGATGTGGGGAAGAACACCTGTGCTGGATACCCTGGCAGTCTGGGTTACTATGAGACAGATGCTCAGACTTTTGCTGACTGGGAGGTGGATCTGCTCAAGTTTGATGGCTGCTATATGGACTGGAAATTGCTGGGAGAAG GCTATGCCAACATGTCAAAGGCGCTGAACAAAACTGGAAGAAGTATCCTGTACTCCTGTGAGTGGCCTTTATATGAGTGGCCCTTCCATCAG CCCAACTACACAGCCATCCGTGAGACGTGCAACCACTGGCGCAACTTTGCTGACGTGTTCGACTCATGGAGCTCTGTCAAGTCCATCTTGGACTGGACTGCTTCTCATCAAGACATCATTGTCCCCGCAGCTGGACCTGGGGGCTGGAACGACCCCGACATG CTCGTGATTGGGAACTTTGGCCTGAGTCATGATCAGCAGGAGTCTCAGATGGCATTATGGGCCATCATGGCAGCCCCTCTGCTGGTGTCCAATGATCTGAGGGACATTTGTCCTCGCTCCAAGGAGCTGCTGCAGAACAGACACATCATCGCCATCAGCCAGGACCCACTGGGCAAGCAGGGATCCCTCACTGCCAAG GTGAACAGTTTTGAAATGTGGGAGCGGCCTCTGTCCAACAACAGACTGGCTGTCGCTGTGCTGAACAAACAGGAGATCGGCGGTCCCCGAGGGTTTGTCTTTAGCGCGGCTCCCGGCTGGAAGATCTGTGACCCCCAGTGTAACGTCACACAGATCCTGCCTCAGTACAAGGAAATGGGTGTTCTGACTCCACAAACCAAAATGGTTATATCTGTCAACCCCTCAGGTACCACTCTACTGACTGTCACTCCCATCAGTGGTGACTTTACTGGGCTTCACAAGCTACAATGGAAGAGCACATCTGTCAATGGCAAGCACACCATATTGTAG
- the rpl36a gene encoding 60S ribosomal protein L36a isoform X2, which translates to MVNVPKTRRTFCKKCKKHQPHKVTQYKKGKDSLYAQGKRRYDRKQSGYGGQTKPIFRKKAKTTKKIVLRLECVEPNCRSKRMLAIKRCKHFELGGDKKRKGQVIQF; encoded by the exons ATG GTGAACGTCCCGAAGACCCGCAGGACCTTCTGCAAGAAGTGCAAGAAGCACCAGCCCCACAAGGTTACCCAGTACAAGAAGGGAAAGGATTCCCTCTATGCACAGG gtaagaggagatACGACAGAAAGCAGAGTGGGTACGGTGGTCAGACAAAGCCTATCTTCCGGAAAAAG GCTAAGACTACAAAGAAGATTGTGTTGAGGCTTGAGTGTGTGGAGCCCAACTGCAGATCCAAGAGAATGCTGGCCATCAAGAGATGCAAGCACTTCGAGTTAGGTGGTGACAAGAAGAGAAAG GGCCAGGTCATCCAGTTCTAA
- the btk gene encoding tyrosine-protein kinase BTK: MSDSVLEEIFIKRSQQKKKTSPLNYKERLFVLTQEKISYYDFDSEKGKRKGLRGSVDLEKIKCVETVQPEPCTPQERMYAFQIIYDEGPLYIFAKNEDIRAQWIKKLKEMVRFNKDLMQKYHPCFWVDGVWLCCQQEVKQAMGCKVLDSKNGFTSKQSRRRGSRKPLPPTPTEEKSVRPLPPQPPEPPAPSIGMTVIAEYDYTPMTPQDLALRKDEEYTILEMSDQNWWRARDRYGKEGYIPCNYVVEAVNGLEKFDWYSKNTNRSQAEKLLKTENKDGGFLVRDSSKAGKYTVSLFSKGGGDTGGGCRHYNICTTAQGQFYLAEKHNFSSIPELINYHQHNAAGMVSRLKYIVSNGALPPSTAGLGYGVWEIDPHHLTFIKELGTGQFGVVKYGKWQGQHDVAIKMIKEGSMSEDDFIEEAKIMMKLRHENLVQLYGVCTKQRPIYIVTEFLSNGCLLTYLREGLKQHPTTVQLLEMCKDVSEGMAYLESQQYIHRDLAARNCLVDGNGTVKVTDFGLSRYVLDDEYTSSAGSKFPVRWSPPEVLLYCKFSSKSDIWAYGVLMWEVYTLGRLPYERLNNTEIVDQVSRGLRLYRPQLANERVYSIMSSCWLDKADERPNFQELTLTVQDLLYELQ, encoded by the exons ATGTCAGACAGCGTACTGGAGGAAATCTTCATCAAACGATctcagcagaagaagaagacctCCCCTCTGAACTACAAGGAGAGACTGTTTGTTCTCACCCAGGAAAAAATATCCTACTATGACTTTGATTCGGAGAAAGGG AAGCGAAAAGGTTTGAGAGGATCGGTTGACCTGGAGAAGATCAAGTGTGTAGAGACGGTCCAGCCAGAGCCCTGTACCCCGCAAGAGCGCATGTATGCTTTCCAG ATCATTTATGATGAAGGGCCGCTATACATCTTTGCCAAAAATGAGGACATTCGGGCTCAATGGATAAAGAAACTCAAAGAAA TGGTGCGCTTCAACAAGGATCTCATGCAGAAGTACCATCCTTGTTTCTGGGTGGACGGAGTGTGGCTGTGCTGCCAGCAGGAAGTTAAACAAGCGATGGGTTGCAAGGTGCTGGATAGTAAGAACG GCTTCACATCTAAACAATCTCGGCGAAGGGGATCCAGGAAACCTCTTCCTCCGACCCCAACAGAG GAGAAGTCTGTTCGGCCTTTACCTCCACAGCCTCCTGAGCCACCTGCCCCCTCTATAGGTATGACTGTCATTGCAGAGTACGATTACACACCCATGACACCCCAAGACCTGGCGCTGAGGAAGGATGAAGAGTACACCATCCTGGAGATGTCTGATCAGAACTGGTGGAGAGCCAGAGATAGATATGG aaaGGAAGGATATATACCTTGTAATTATGTTGTGGAAGCTGTAAATGGGCTAGAAAAATTTGA CTGGTATTCCAAGAATACGAACCGTAGCCAGGCAGAAAAGCTGTTAAAGACTGAG AACAAAGACGGAGGCTTCCTGGTACGGGACTCAAGCAAGGCCGGGAAATACACTGTGTCTTTGTTCAGCAAGGGTGGTGG GGACACCGGTGGAGGCTGCAGACATTATAACATCTGCACCACCGCACAGGGCCAGTTTTACCTGGCAGAGAAGCACAATTTCAGCAGCATCCCAGAACTCATCAACTACCACCAGCACAACGCAGCAG GTATGGTTAGCAGGCTGAAATACATTGTGTCTAACGGGGCACTACCTCCATCAACAGCAGGACTCGGCTACG GTGTGTGGGAGATCGACCCTCATCATCTCACCTTTATCAAGGAGCTGGGCACTGGGCAGTTTGGAGTGGTGAAGTACGGAAAGTGGCAGGGCCAGCACGACGTTGCcattaaaatgattaaagagGGATCCATGTCAGAAGACGATTTCATAGAGGAAGCTAAAATCATGAT GAAGCTACGCCATGAAAACCTGGTCCAGCTGTACGGCGTATGCACCAAACAAAGGCCCATTTATATTGTGACTGAGTTCCTTTCAAATGGCTGTCTGCTCACATACCTCAGGGAGGGCCTGAAGCAGCACCCAACAACTGTCCAGCTCCTAGAGATGTGTAAAGATGTCTCAGAGGGCATGGCATATCTTGAGTCACAGCAGTACATCCACAGAGACCTG GCTGCCAGGAACTGTTTAGTAGATGGGAATGGCACTGTCAAAGTGACTGACTTTGGACTGTCAAG ATATGTCTTAGATGACGAGTACACCAGCTCAGCAGGTTCCAAGTTTCCTGTTCGCTGGTCACCTCCTGAAGTCCTCCTCTACTGCAAATTCAGCAGCAAGTCGGACATATGGGCGTATG GTGTTCTTATGTGGGAGGTGTACACTTTGGGACGGCTTCCGTATGAGCGCCTTAACAACACGGAAATAGTGGACCAGGTGTCCCGGGGCCTGCGCCTCTACCGCCCTCAGCTGGCCAATGAAAGAGTCTACAGCATTATGTCAAGCTGTTGGCTCGAT aaagCAGATGAGAGACCTAACTTCCAGGAGCTGACACTGACTGTTCAGGATTTGCTGTATGAGCTCCAGTAG